Proteins from one Cellulosilyticum lentocellum DSM 5427 genomic window:
- a CDS encoding S8 family peptidase has product MVINKLSAQVQLALRYENLLTPNVKSLFIKDRTLQIWEIIVRYVNTLEEISSKFDMKVYDLGQGYAQVIIGRRYISELSDEPNVIFISLPQFMEYIDLDLAQVCAEETSLPTGNFQISGRGLLLAVIDSGIDYTHPDFRNDDDTTRILYLWDQGIEGGPPLGFADGTLYTKEQIDEALKEPTKEEMLVKVPSMDLLGHGTALAGIAGGNGRGSVGRRNRGMAPECDLLIVKVGKPNREYGPRDLEIMQGIRFAMEKAKELRKPLVILLGSGYNLASHNGEDILAAYIGAVYRSWVCNIVVGVGNEGNRGSHGQGNIGEGETKEIQFIIDRDMKEYACCIWKPISDEVELTLESPTGEKTEVLSLLTPNRAYLFDETAVLINFSEPVIDITQQQILIVLQGQNGQFINSGLWRISLRGKRILQGNYNIWGSIVREYANNTRFLEASIETTLTCPADSEGLTGVGAYNGNTIQLAAFSGRGYTADGRIRPNLVAPGVNVTVPSVRNGELYTVASGTSIAAAFVAGAYILMQSYGIIQLGNPGLYGDALEVYLIRNAKRPIINGPYPNNSWGFGILCLEAALNNMREVANQTN; this is encoded by the coding sequence TTTTGACACCTAATGTTAAAAGCTTATTTATAAAAGACCGAACTTTACAAATATGGGAGATTATTGTTCGTTATGTCAATACTTTAGAAGAAATAAGTAGTAAATTCGATATGAAAGTTTACGATTTAGGTCAAGGTTATGCACAGGTTATTATAGGAAGACGCTATATTAGTGAACTATCAGATGAACCTAATGTAATCTTCATTAGTTTGCCTCAGTTTATGGAGTATATAGATCTTGATTTAGCTCAGGTTTGTGCAGAGGAAACCAGTCTTCCAACAGGGAATTTTCAAATCTCAGGAAGAGGATTATTATTAGCTGTGATTGATTCAGGTATTGATTATACACACCCTGACTTTAGAAATGATGATGATACAACAAGGATTTTATATTTATGGGATCAAGGTATAGAAGGAGGGCCACCACTAGGTTTTGCTGATGGAACACTTTATACCAAAGAGCAGATTGATGAAGCATTAAAAGAACCTACCAAAGAGGAAATGCTAGTTAAAGTTCCTTCTATGGATCTACTAGGACATGGAACAGCTTTAGCAGGAATAGCAGGAGGAAATGGACGAGGAAGTGTAGGAAGAAGAAATAGAGGCATGGCTCCAGAATGTGATTTACTTATTGTAAAAGTAGGAAAACCTAATAGAGAATATGGTCCCAGAGATCTTGAAATCATGCAGGGAATTCGTTTTGCAATGGAAAAAGCCAAAGAGCTACGTAAACCCCTAGTTATTTTATTAGGTTCAGGATATAATTTGGCTAGTCATAATGGAGAAGATATTTTGGCTGCTTATATAGGAGCTGTTTATAGAAGTTGGGTATGTAATATTGTAGTAGGAGTGGGCAACGAAGGGAATAGAGGAAGTCATGGTCAAGGAAACATAGGAGAGGGAGAAACGAAAGAGATTCAATTTATTATTGATAGAGATATGAAAGAGTATGCTTGTTGCATATGGAAGCCTATAAGTGATGAAGTAGAACTAACCTTAGAGTCACCAACGGGAGAAAAAACAGAGGTACTAAGTTTGCTAACGCCAAATAGAGCATATTTATTTGATGAAACAGCTGTACTTATTAATTTTTCTGAACCTGTTATAGATATCACCCAGCAACAAATTCTTATTGTTTTACAAGGTCAAAATGGTCAATTTATCAATAGTGGTTTATGGCGTATCAGTTTAAGGGGAAAACGTATTCTACAAGGTAATTATAATATATGGGGAAGTATCGTAAGAGAATACGCTAATAATACGAGATTTTTAGAAGCTTCTATAGAAACGACTTTAACTTGCCCAGCTGATTCCGAAGGGTTAACTGGCGTTGGAGCATATAATGGTAATACCATACAATTAGCAGCTTTTTCAGGTAGGGGATATACTGCTGATGGTAGGATTAGACCTAATTTAGTAGCACCAGGAGTGAATGTAACTGTACCTTCTGTAAGAAATGGAGAACTTTATACCGTAGCATCAGGTACAAGTATTGCAGCAGCATTTGTAGCAGGTGCATATATATTGATGCAGTCTTATGGAATTATTCAATTGGGAAATCCAGGATTATATGGGGATGCCTTAGAGGTGTATTTGATTCGTAATGCCAAAAGACCAATTATTAATGGTCCTTATCCTAATAATAGTTGGGGATTTGGTATACTTTGCCTAGAGGCAGCCCTTAATAATATGAGAGAAGTAGCCAACCAAACCAATTAG
- a CDS encoding S8 family peptidase, with translation MQNKTDATLEILSIVPQNEREQIEIDLGLLGFEQKGTWEILVKYNGDIEAVARKVGGVAQIISNQFAVLTVPPERIQKLLNFTEVEYMEVPKRLFYNINESMLASCITPVQNEAPYRLKGSGTLLGIIDSGINYAHPDFRNEDGSTRINFIWDQSISGAPPTGYLTGTEYTREQINQALEQPTKMQQQEIVPTDDRVGHGTHVAGIAGGNGRGSGGRIVGAAPEAEFIIVKLGQPDFEGFVRNIEIMLGVRYVIEKAISLGKPVAINISIGTNNGPHDSNALLEQYLDSAATLWKNNIVVGTGNEANARNHTDGKVEQGSTTTFEFQIGENTTYYPLSIWQNPIDELAFEIVDPAGRRTPLIVYAQGPVQYGLGGTKVYAAFAGPSPLSGDIEFAVFLVPASDRVTSGAWQVVVHGQQVVDGRFDAWGPTTEEGAANNFFLTPTVDTTLTTPSTARLVVSVGAYNAITGQIAPFSGRGFGRDNSVIKPDLVAPGVEISAASHTTSGYRVLSGTSMATPHVTGGIALLMEWGIIQGNNPFLYGENVRTYLVRGATRDDSINYPSPLWGYGRLCIEQSLDLLRRQLIF, from the coding sequence ATGCAAAATAAAACAGATGCAACACTAGAAATATTAAGTATTGTACCTCAAAATGAACGAGAACAGATAGAAATTGATTTAGGGCTACTGGGATTTGAACAAAAAGGGACTTGGGAGATACTTGTCAAATACAATGGAGACATTGAAGCAGTTGCCCGAAAAGTAGGAGGGGTAGCACAAATTATAAGTAATCAATTTGCTGTTTTAACCGTTCCACCTGAGCGCATACAAAAGCTTCTTAATTTTACAGAAGTAGAATATATGGAAGTGCCTAAAAGGCTTTTTTATAATATTAATGAAAGTATGTTGGCCAGTTGTATTACACCTGTTCAAAATGAAGCACCTTATAGGCTAAAAGGTAGTGGCACTTTACTCGGTATTATTGACTCTGGTATTAATTATGCTCATCCAGACTTTAGAAATGAAGATGGTAGCACACGTATCAATTTTATTTGGGATCAATCTATTTCTGGGGCACCACCCACTGGTTATTTAACAGGAACAGAATATACAAGGGAGCAAATTAACCAAGCTTTAGAACAACCTACAAAAATGCAACAGCAGGAGATAGTGCCAACAGATGATAGAGTCGGTCATGGCACTCATGTAGCAGGAATAGCAGGTGGGAATGGTAGGGGTTCAGGAGGCAGAATTGTAGGGGCAGCACCAGAAGCAGAATTTATTATTGTAAAACTAGGGCAACCAGATTTCGAAGGCTTTGTAAGAAATATAGAGATTATGTTAGGTGTACGTTATGTCATTGAGAAAGCTATAAGTTTAGGTAAACCTGTTGCCATTAACATAAGTATTGGAACTAATAATGGACCTCATGATAGTAATGCACTTTTAGAACAATATTTAGATAGTGCAGCAACTTTATGGAAGAATAATATTGTAGTAGGGACAGGTAATGAGGCCAATGCTAGGAATCATACTGATGGAAAAGTAGAACAAGGATCTACCACTACCTTTGAATTTCAAATAGGAGAAAATACGACATATTATCCATTATCTATTTGGCAAAATCCTATTGATGAATTAGCTTTTGAAATCGTTGATCCTGCTGGAAGGAGAACGCCACTTATTGTGTATGCTCAGGGACCGGTACAATATGGGTTGGGCGGAACTAAGGTCTATGCTGCTTTTGCAGGTCCATCTCCTTTAAGCGGAGATATTGAATTTGCTGTTTTTTTAGTACCTGCATCAGACAGGGTTACAAGTGGCGCGTGGCAAGTTGTCGTACATGGTCAACAGGTAGTAGATGGTCGTTTTGATGCATGGGGACCTACTACAGAAGAAGGTGCTGCTAATAATTTCTTTTTAACGCCTACAGTAGACACGACACTGACTACGCCTTCAACAGCAAGGTTAGTTGTATCAGTTGGGGCTTATAATGCTATTACTGGTCAAATTGCACCTTTTTCAGGAAGAGGTTTTGGAAGGGATAATAGTGTCATCAAGCCTGATTTGGTAGCCCCAGGGGTAGAAATAAGTGCAGCAAGTCATACAACGTCAGGTTATAGGGTTCTAAGTGGTACCAGTATGGCTACACCTCATGTGACAGGGGGAATAGCACTTTTAATGGAGTGGGGAATTATACAGGGAAATAATCCTTTTTTATATGGTGAAAATGTAAGAACTTACCTAGTAAGAGGTGCTACTAGAGATGATTCTATCAACTATCCTAGTCCATTATGGGGATATGGTAGACTATGCATTGAACAAAGTCTAGATCTGCTAAGAAGGCAATTGATTTTTTAA
- a CDS encoding ABC transporter ATP-binding protein, which translates to MLYCLLYLNNCLRRGDKVEPIIEVKNLRKVYRMGKEKIVALNHIDLEIEKGEICCLFGTSGSGKSTLLNMLAGLEKPTKGTIKIKKIRVEKLNETQLAIFRQKNIGFVFQSYNLIPTLTALENVALPLVFQGMDKKEREKRAKEMLEAVGLGSRLHHKPKEMSGGQQQRVSIARAFVNRPQILFADEPTGNLDTHTTIEVMDMITAIAEKYKQTLIIVSHDPEIADYAHKIITVQDGDVLKIEKNTDKGRKMIYEKEE; encoded by the coding sequence ATGCTATACTGTTTGTTATATTTGAACAATTGTTTACGAAGGGGGGATAAGGTGGAACCTATTATAGAAGTTAAAAACTTGAGGAAAGTTTACCGTATGGGAAAAGAAAAAATTGTGGCGCTCAATCATATTGACCTAGAAATAGAAAAGGGTGAAATTTGTTGTTTATTTGGTACATCAGGTTCAGGTAAATCAACTTTGCTCAATATGTTAGCTGGGCTTGAAAAACCTACAAAAGGAACCATAAAAATTAAAAAAATAAGGGTTGAAAAATTAAATGAAACGCAGTTAGCCATTTTTCGCCAAAAAAATATTGGTTTTGTTTTTCAGTCTTATAATTTAATTCCCACACTAACGGCATTAGAAAATGTAGCATTACCTCTTGTATTTCAAGGAATGGATAAAAAAGAGAGAGAGAAAAGAGCCAAGGAAATGCTAGAAGCAGTGGGTCTAGGGTCAAGGCTTCATCATAAGCCAAAAGAAATGAGTGGTGGACAACAGCAACGAGTGAGTATTGCAAGAGCTTTTGTGAATCGTCCTCAAATTTTATTTGCAGATGAACCTACAGGAAATTTGGACACGCATACGACCATAGAAGTAATGGATATGATTACTGCAATTGCAGAAAAATATAAGCAAACACTCATTATTGTGTCACATGACCCAGAAATTGCTGATTACGCACATAAGATTATCACGGTGCAAGACGGCGATGTTCTTAAAATAGAAAAAAATACAGATAAGGGAAGGAAAATGATTTATGAAAAAGAAGAATAA
- a CDS encoding COG1361 S-layer family protein, with protein MKKKNKWVAWVLSFLLMATYMMPSDRLNIYAAEGDGAFGLITINKVSQNQSSIQPGDTFGLVVEVTASKQGEGNKVYISNAKATGSGLDSSKTNFSVSETEEISGVSESKTITISGLVYNGGSKDIEVVVEVGRSLQTTSPDSNDTESYTLSAKSSEDFVDVLTVEKQDNLLVKTGQTQNVEVKVTNKGTFTVNQADMKLALGSKVEGVEIKTSTATVKNIKSKETKTGIFTIKVSEDAKAGVYPATVSVAGNSYSVNIQVDSSVVPSALEVSTSGSKIYTPGVASEVTFKLSNVGQRDAKNIRFEVVNSENVSIVEASNVKRLDIIQGKASQDITMKLRVNSSFKGDSVPIQIKVDYLNSSGEKEEDTQYVYLSTSASSIASEVIISNVISPTDTYGVDQNFTVKFNVSSKSGADNLKISVKGDEGIVPKSQNLFFVTKLGKGETKQYSVTFAATHAAITSSHPIEINVEYGDAKAPTTISQYGSANISNPKKDAEGDEDEKLKGKPKVIIGEYIVNPTIVQAGENFELHLGFLNTNSKHTVNNLKANIKVIEQGENQTGNVFTPVGGSNTFYIDQLSPGETVTKDVTMYTIPTAKAKTYEITLEMAYEDEDGNEITATENIGIPVEQVTKIEAGDIFVEYAQVGIETTLSTTFYNRGRTDVTNMMVYVEGEGFTVENNRTFIGNFKQGDSQTYEPMITANQAGTLKGEVIVEYEDAAGKTQEIRKPFEFLVEEMMMEEMPPVDGEMPPVEGETPTQGPVSKKWILAGVGVGVVVAVAITLVMLKKKKAKKEEMMLDEED; from the coding sequence ATGAAAAAGAAGAATAAGTGGGTAGCATGGGTGTTGAGTTTTCTTTTAATGGCTACCTATATGATGCCAAGTGATAGGTTAAATATCTATGCAGCAGAAGGAGATGGAGCATTTGGTTTAATAACCATTAATAAAGTTAGTCAAAATCAATCAAGCATCCAACCAGGTGATACATTTGGTTTAGTAGTAGAAGTAACAGCAAGTAAGCAAGGTGAAGGTAATAAAGTATACATATCTAATGCTAAAGCCACAGGGAGTGGACTGGATTCTAGCAAAACTAATTTTTCTGTTAGTGAGACTGAAGAAATATCAGGAGTAAGTGAATCTAAAACTATTACCATTAGTGGGCTAGTCTACAATGGTGGAAGTAAAGATATTGAGGTAGTAGTAGAAGTAGGAAGAAGTCTTCAAACAACTAGTCCAGACAGCAATGATACAGAATCCTATACACTATCAGCAAAATCAAGTGAAGATTTTGTAGATGTATTAACAGTGGAAAAACAAGATAACTTATTAGTTAAAACAGGGCAAACGCAAAATGTAGAGGTGAAGGTAACTAATAAAGGAACCTTTACAGTTAATCAAGCTGATATGAAACTTGCTTTAGGAAGTAAGGTAGAAGGCGTAGAAATTAAAACAAGCACTGCAACAGTAAAAAATATTAAATCAAAAGAAACTAAAACAGGTATTTTTACGATTAAAGTAAGTGAAGATGCTAAAGCAGGTGTTTATCCAGCTACAGTAAGTGTGGCAGGAAATAGCTATAGTGTTAATATACAGGTAGATAGTAGTGTAGTACCATCAGCACTTGAAGTAAGCACATCAGGCAGTAAAATCTATACACCAGGTGTAGCAAGTGAAGTGACATTTAAGTTAAGTAATGTAGGACAACGTGATGCAAAGAATATCCGTTTTGAAGTGGTTAATTCTGAAAATGTCTCCATAGTAGAGGCAAGTAATGTTAAAAGGTTAGATATTATTCAAGGCAAGGCAAGTCAAGATATTACAATGAAATTACGTGTAAATAGCAGCTTTAAAGGGGATAGTGTACCTATTCAGATTAAAGTGGATTATTTAAATTCATCAGGTGAAAAAGAAGAAGATACACAATACGTTTATTTAAGTACATCGGCTTCAAGCATTGCTTCAGAAGTTATTATTAGTAATGTGATTTCACCTACAGATACATATGGTGTAGACCAAAATTTTACCGTTAAATTCAATGTTTCTTCCAAAAGCGGAGCAGATAATCTTAAAATTTCTGTTAAAGGAGATGAAGGAATTGTACCTAAATCTCAGAATCTCTTCTTTGTAACTAAATTAGGTAAGGGAGAAACTAAACAATACAGTGTAACTTTTGCAGCAACTCATGCAGCTATTACAAGTAGTCATCCGATTGAGATTAATGTTGAATATGGTGATGCTAAAGCACCTACCACTATTAGTCAATATGGAAGTGCTAACATCAGCAATCCTAAGAAGGATGCAGAAGGCGATGAGGATGAGAAGTTAAAAGGTAAACCTAAAGTAATCATTGGAGAATATATAGTTAACCCAACTATTGTCCAAGCCGGAGAAAACTTTGAACTTCATCTAGGCTTTTTAAATACAAACAGTAAGCATACTGTTAACAATTTGAAAGCTAATATTAAAGTCATTGAACAAGGTGAAAATCAAACAGGAAATGTATTTACGCCTGTAGGTGGTAGTAATACCTTTTACATCGATCAGCTTAGTCCAGGAGAAACAGTAACTAAGGATGTAACCATGTATACCATTCCTACAGCAAAAGCTAAGACTTACGAAATTACCTTAGAAATGGCTTATGAAGATGAGGATGGCAATGAAATTACAGCAACTGAAAACATAGGTATCCCAGTAGAACAAGTTACAAAAATTGAGGCAGGTGACATTTTCGTAGAATATGCACAGGTAGGGATAGAAACAACACTATCTACAACCTTCTATAATAGAGGACGTACTGATGTAACCAATATGATGGTTTATGTAGAAGGAGAAGGCTTTACAGTAGAAAATAATAGAACGTTTATTGGTAACTTTAAGCAAGGAGATTCACAGACCTATGAGCCAATGATCACAGCAAATCAAGCTGGAACCTTAAAAGGTGAAGTTATTGTAGAATATGAAGATGCAGCCGGTAAGACTCAAGAAATTAGAAAACCTTTTGAATTCCTTGTAGAAGAGATGATGATGGAAGAAATGCCTCCTGTAGATGGAGAAATGCCTCCTGTGGAAGGAGAAACACCAACTCAAGGGCCTGTAAGCAAAAAATGGATTTTAGCAGGTGTAGGTGTAGGTGTCGTTGTAGCAGTAGCAATCACCCTTGTTATGCTTAAAAAGAAAAAAGCAAAAAAAGAAGAGATGATGCTAGATGAAGAAGATTGA
- a CDS encoding ABC transporter permease codes for MKKIDLISMSVRNLWRRKLRTALTILGVVIGACSIILMLSLGLAMEKNMEEQFAQMGDLTLIQVWSYGGGNSTQEIDDKVLKEFEKVDHVVRAIPMLNDINVYLSSGKYRTPDPYWEIYVMDAVDIEALGYKVEEGRSLLPEETRSILMGKNVLQYFTKRGKQIDYSKELEFMPFDLEKDKVTLEVIQYDWETGKPQLEDVNGNKIKAPKGTEVNVVGLFPETSMDLARKVIIPRALYEELKKEQIAYKKAMGWYTDEEAKRDKKRTYNEVMIKVDHQDNVVSTLEQIKSMGYDAYNNMEWLEQYKQEAAAKRMALGGIGIVSFVVAAIGIANTMMMSIYERTKEIGVMKVIGAKLVDIKYLFLMEALFIGLIGGILGASISVGISLILNAIGEPIARMLGMWGGTTVSLVPPWLIAAGIIFSTLVGLVSGYFPARKAMKLSALSAIRTE; via the coding sequence ATGAAGAAGATTGATTTGATAAGCATGAGCGTACGTAATTTATGGCGACGTAAGTTGCGTACAGCTCTTACTATATTAGGTGTAGTGATTGGGGCATGCTCTATTATATTAATGTTATCCTTAGGTCTAGCTATGGAGAAAAATATGGAAGAGCAGTTTGCCCAGATGGGAGATCTTACTTTGATTCAAGTATGGAGTTACGGGGGTGGTAACTCTACCCAAGAAATTGATGATAAGGTACTCAAAGAATTTGAAAAGGTAGATCATGTTGTAAGAGCTATTCCGATGCTTAATGATATTAATGTTTACTTAAGTAGTGGCAAATATCGTACGCCAGATCCTTATTGGGAAATTTATGTGATGGATGCTGTTGATATAGAGGCATTGGGATACAAAGTAGAAGAGGGGCGCAGTTTATTACCAGAAGAAACAAGAAGTATTTTAATGGGAAAAAACGTGCTTCAGTATTTTACAAAAAGAGGGAAGCAGATAGACTATTCTAAGGAACTTGAATTTATGCCATTCGATCTTGAAAAAGATAAGGTTACACTAGAAGTCATTCAGTATGATTGGGAAACAGGGAAGCCACAACTAGAAGACGTTAATGGCAATAAGATTAAAGCACCTAAAGGAACAGAGGTGAACGTAGTAGGCCTATTTCCTGAAACAAGCATGGATTTAGCACGTAAAGTTATTATACCAAGAGCTCTATATGAAGAATTGAAAAAAGAACAAATTGCTTATAAAAAGGCAATGGGGTGGTATACAGATGAAGAGGCTAAAAGAGATAAGAAACGTACTTACAATGAAGTAATGATTAAAGTAGACCACCAAGACAATGTAGTGAGTACATTAGAACAGATTAAGAGCATGGGTTATGATGCATATAACAATATGGAATGGCTAGAACAGTATAAGCAAGAAGCAGCAGCTAAGCGTATGGCTTTGGGTGGTATAGGTATTGTATCCTTTGTTGTAGCAGCGATAGGTATTGCTAATACTATGATGATGAGTATTTATGAACGTACTAAGGAAATAGGCGTTATGAAAGTGATTGGAGCCAAGCTTGTAGATATTAAATATCTTTTCCTAATGGAAGCCTTATTTATTGGCTTAATAGGAGGCATTTTAGGTGCAAGTATCTCTGTAGGAATTTCCCTTATATTAAATGCTATAGGTGAGCCAATAGCACGAATGCTAGGGATGTGGGGAGGCACTACTGTATCCTTGGTACCACCATGGTTAATTGCTGCAGGCATTATTTTTTCTACTTTAGTTGGTCTCGTATCTGGATACTTTCCGGCTAGAAAAGCAATGAAACTTTCAGCGCTTTCAGCTATTAGAACAGAATAG
- a CDS encoding peptidoglycan-binding protein — protein sequence MIPHPIYPPSVSRQNLGSLIVQLSSDTLLGPLVPVSNVNVTIKEISPSGEETIIAELVTNEVGQTTPLELSAPPVDYSLDPLNTQKPYATYRIETASPNYVDAIVMGSQIFADIQSIQPITLQATERQLKRYASYTRELLETVSIGPATLYGNYPPKIPEASIKPIIPGSGFIVLDEVIVPEFVIVHAGSPNDNNAPNYTVPYIDYIANVASSEIYPTWPIETIKANIIAINSFTLNRIYTEWYRNQGKPYTITNSTAYDHAFFYGRNLFDSIVPVVNEVFDTYIKLPDVTQPLLSQYCDGVKSQCPNWMTQWGSKDLGDAGYTAEQILRNFYGSNITLNTAPMVEGNPESYPGSPLRLGDSGPAVRTIQMQLNRISQNFPLIPKVAVDGNFNEATQEAVKTFQKIFHLPQDGIVGKSTWYEISRIYVAVTKLAELG from the coding sequence ATGATACCACATCCTATTTATCCCCCTAGTGTTTCTAGACAAAATCTAGGATCGCTCATTGTACAACTTTCTTCAGATACGCTTTTAGGACCTCTTGTTCCTGTTAGTAATGTTAATGTTACTATTAAAGAAATCTCCCCTAGTGGTGAAGAAACTATCATTGCAGAGCTTGTTACTAATGAAGTTGGTCAGACGACTCCCCTAGAATTATCTGCTCCTCCAGTTGACTATAGTTTAGATCCCCTTAATACGCAAAAACCTTATGCTACTTATCGTATTGAAACTGCTTCTCCTAATTACGTAGATGCCATTGTTATGGGCTCACAGATTTTTGCCGATATCCAGTCTATTCAGCCTATTACTTTGCAAGCTACTGAAAGACAGCTTAAACGTTATGCTTCTTATACGAGAGAATTGTTGGAGACTGTTAGCATAGGTCCAGCTACCCTATACGGTAACTACCCACCTAAAATTCCAGAAGCTTCTATCAAACCTATTATTCCTGGCTCTGGTTTTATCGTCTTAGACGAAGTCATTGTACCTGAGTTTGTTATTGTTCATGCTGGAAGCCCCAATGATAATAACGCGCCTAACTATACGGTTCCTTATATCGACTATATCGCCAATGTAGCTAGCTCTGAAATCTATCCTACCTGGCCTATTGAAACCATTAAAGCCAATATTATTGCCATTAATTCCTTTACTTTAAACCGTATTTATACAGAATGGTATCGTAATCAAGGTAAGCCCTATACCATTACTAATTCTACGGCTTATGACCATGCTTTCTTCTATGGACGTAACCTATTTGATTCCATTGTACCTGTTGTTAATGAAGTTTTTGATACCTATATTAAACTACCTGATGTTACTCAACCTCTACTTTCTCAGTATTGTGATGGTGTTAAGTCTCAATGTCCAAACTGGATGACGCAGTGGGGGAGTAAGGATTTAGGCGATGCAGGTTATACAGCTGAACAAATTCTTAGAAATTTTTACGGTAGCAATATCACCCTCAATACTGCTCCTATGGTAGAAGGTAATCCTGAATCTTATCCAGGTAGTCCTTTAAGGTTAGGTGATAGTGGGCCTGCTGTACGTACCATTCAAATGCAGCTGAATCGTATTTCACAGAACTTCCCTCTCATTCCCAAAGTAGCTGTAGATGGTAATTTCAATGAAGCAACTCAGGAAGCAGTGAAGACTTTTCAAAAAATCTTTCATCTTCCCCAGGATGGCATTGTAGGAAAAAGTACTTGGTATGAAATCTCTCGTATTTATGTAGCTGTTACTAAACTTGCTGAACTTGGATAA